One stretch of Arachis duranensis cultivar V14167 chromosome 1, aradu.V14167.gnm2.J7QH, whole genome shotgun sequence DNA includes these proteins:
- the LOC107482880 gene encoding probable histone H2B.3, producing the protein MAPPTKAEKKPAEKKPASEKSPSATIAVEKKPKVEKKITKEGGSDKKKKRVKKSVETYKIYIFKVLKQVHPDIGISSKAMGIMNSFINDIFEKLAQEASRLARYNKKPTITSREIQTAVRLVLPGELAKHAVSEGTKAVTKFTSS; encoded by the coding sequence ATGGCTCCTCCAACAAAGGCAGAAAAGAAGCCTGCAGAAAAGAAACCTGCATCAGAGAAATCACCATCTGCGACCATAGCGGTAGAGAAGAAGCCAAAGGTAGAAAAGAAGATAACAAAAGAAGGAGGGAgcgacaagaagaagaagagggtgAAAAAGAGCGTTGAAACCTACAAGATCTACATATTCAAGGTTCTGAAGCAGGTTCACCCTGACATTGGGATCTCGAGCAAAGCCATGGGGATCATGAACAGCTTTATCAATGACATCTTTGAGAAGCTCGCTCAAGAAGCTTCTAGATTGGCTAGGTATAACAAGAAACCAACGATCACTTCTAGGGAGATCCAAACTGCTGTACGGCTTGTCCTCCCTGGTGAGCTTGCGAAGCATGCTGTCTCTGAAGGCACAAAAGCTGTTACAAAATTCACCAGTTCTTGA